The window TTAAAAACGTTGCGTAGATTATCCGACTCTTGGAGCGCACCAACAGCCTTGTCAACTTTTCTTAACTTTGTCAGTAATTCATTGTACTCTTTTTCATATGAAGTAACCACTATGAGAGCTCTCATACGTGAACCCCAATATGATTCCAGATTAACCATCAACTGCAAATATATTTGGTCTGCTCTTTGTAAATCGTTCGGATCTTTTTCCGGAGGTTTCGCATCTTTAAGATTCTTAACACCTTCCCAATCCGTAGAATATGGGGCGTAGTTCCTGGCTAAGTTAACAGATACTTCGATAATTTCAGGTTTTGACAAAAACTCCACTACACTTGGTGTTTGCAGAAAGTCTCTGTCACAgtttaatattttcttcaccaaATCGGTAACTGAAAGTGATGAATACATATGCAAGTTGATACCGAACTGTTGAGAAATATCCCTAGATAAAAaggtgattttttttagatcTTCCTTACGCTTAGTTGCTAAAGATTTAATTTCTCTAGCGGCGAATGCCTTTTCTAAATCAGCAAGAACACCCTTCTCGTATAAGTCGTCCGCAAACTTTTCAGCCTTACCTGTTCCCCAGATAGAATTATCAGTGGAATCCAATTTTTCCCAATGCAACTGCTTTAGTTTTTTGTGAGGACGAGGATACTTTTCGAATAACGAAGGCGATTGAGGAAGTAACGGTGAAGTTACGGCAGATTTGACCTGCGATGCCGGCATCATTGGTGGAGCGGGCGGAATAGCACCTGCAGCTGATGAACGTAAAACAGATGgtagtggtggtggtggaGGTGTTCCCCCCATGTTTTTGCCAAACAATGCCATGGGCGGAGGAGGCGGTGGAGGAGGTGGAGCAGCACCGTTTCCAGTATCTTGCTTGACAGAATCATCTTTTGATTCCTCCTCTTTCTCTAATGAATTACCGAACAATTCTACAGGAACgggaggaggaggaggaggaggaggcGGTGGAGGAAGCGTGGAAGATACGGTTGTAATACTTTTAGCATTAGCTACATTATCTGATCCACATACAGCACTGAGATTTGTTGTGATAGtctcttcatcatttttcacaatttcctcttctttagTGTCCAGACGTCCTTCTTCTCTACTTTCTACATGTCCTCGGAAACTTTCCTTGACTTTATCTATGACGGGAACTGCATTTCTCGGAGCgttttttgatgaagattcTTTGCTCCTGActtcatcctcatcttGTTCATATGATTCAACTTTATTTACCTTCTGAGTTAACTCTTCCAAATATGGGGCAGAAGACGCCGTGGACTTCCTGAGTTTGTTCATGAAAGTCTTTTCTACTTTACTGGGCATATGCCCGATTACTGAAACATAGTCACTGTCTCTCAAACCAACTGATACCGTATTGTTTTGACCAGTGCCAtatttttgagataatGCATCGAGAAAAGATCCAGAACCTGATTCTACAGATAGCTCTGAGTTTTCACTCCTAACTTCTTGAGCTGGAAATGCATCTTGGTATACGTCCTCTCCTTCAGCACTAGAGCTAGAAGAGGACAAACTGCTTACTCCACCATCATCTTGTTTAGTCTGTGCTTGTAAATCTAACAACTGATCTGTTATTCTATTGATTTCATCCAACTTATTCTGGTATGTCCTGGGATCAAGACTTGAATAATTCGcaccatcttcttttctctcATTTGCggagtttttctttggacTTTCCATGATCTCCTCAACATTAAAGTCAATACCGAATCCCttgtattttgtttctaGTTCTTTCAGTCTCTTCAAAGCCAAGGATTTCTTTTCGTTAAATAGCTCGTTTACACGTTCTTCGACGTTAAATTTAGAAATATCGTTACTTTCCATTTGGATTTCGGCTAAAGCTCGTCTTAGGTCATTTAGTTTGTTCATGTCTACCTCTTGAGGTCTGCTTATAAGCTTTTTGTCTTTATGTttgatcttcttcaattttggCTTCTTGATCTGTATTGGAGGTTCGAGATgatccttttcaaattcagcAAAATTTGTCATTTCTAATTGTCTAGCTTCGTTCTCgatattttccatttgCATTCTTAACATTTTCAGTCTCTTATTAGGCTGAAGTGTCATACCAAACTTCTTCGAGTCATCTTTATAGTCTTTCTTTGCTCTTGATAATCCGTCCTGTAACAccttttgaatatttgctttttctgAAGAGTTTAAACTTGAGTTTTTACCTCTAATACCTTCATTTATACTGGAGTTTTCCTCCGGCCTTGAATTCAGTATAGTTagcatttttcttaattcGACTTCCTGTTGGtgcttttccaaaagatgcttctttttcaactcttcTAACTCAGCCTCCAGTTGCTGCATAACTCTTTGATTCTTAGCCAAAATACGATCTCTCCCATGtaactcatcttctaactGTCCAACGAGCCCGTGCTCTGCCTTGCTTAACTTTTCACTTAGCGAATCTCTCTCCGCCTGAATTTCCTCgagtttttttgttaaagcTCTACTTTCTAGTATAGCTCGACGTGCTACTTCATCAGTTTGCATAGCATCATAAAGCCGCTGGATGGCCATATTCATATtagattcttcatcagaagTTGAAGCAATACTGACACTAGTTACCAAAGAATCCATCACCTTTAATTGTTTGGTTAGTTTAGAAGggttttgattttcttcaattaaTTTTGAactagaaagaaaaaggtgtTGAACTAAAGAAaccaaaagtttttcattctcGGTACCTTTACATATATCccaaagattttttaacAATGATAGTGGATCTTGTAAATCTACATTGAATGCTTTATTGTTTGCTTCTAATCTAACGTTAAAGTCATCAAgcttattattatcatataaCTCGATTTGATCCATTACTTTATCGTAGTCCAgcaattttattttgttcatAATTCGTAAAACACCGCAATTTTCCAGTTTTGTCCTTAATAGCAttctctgatttatgtTGTCTGAACAAGAGCATAAATGGTTGATAAAAACCATTGTCCATTGACAGTATTCTAAAATGGCATTCTCACCTCCaccatttttgaattcatcAGATGCGCCTACTAAGGAACCCATTTTACCCCTTCCGTCCAAAGTTTGTTCAACGGCAAATAACCAAGCTTGAATGATTTTCAAGTGACTTTCAAGAGTCAAATGTGAAAAATATTGtggcatttttttaaaattttgaatcATATGGAGATTTTGCCCTATTCTAAACTTCTTATCTAATGCGGTAAGAACCGCTTCAAATctgcttttattttttttttctaacatgcaaacaaaaatttctgTAGCCATTTTCCTTGTAGCCAACCTAGTGGAGAATAGACCTTCTGCAACAGTATCAGTCATTAGTCTATGCGTACTAAACTCATACAAACCTTGTGAAAGCATTGACAAAACTCTGaaacatttgaaaaaagaattctcCTTCTCTAATAATTCTTTTGTTAAGCTGTCTCGTGGCGCAGTCTTATATATTGAGTTCATAAGCACGTTAGCCATAGCAATATGGCCTTGATGGTCTATAAAAGCATCCACCCAATCTAGTTGTTCTGTTCTTAAGGTAACCCATAGATCTTTCATTTCGTCGGTGGTAAGTTTATCTGCCAGGATTCGTTGCACATAATGTATCGGCGGTCTGTTCGTTCTATCCCCTGGAAGAGTGGATGCGCTTGTATTATTTTCAGAACCGCCTCGATAAATATTGTTTAGAGATGGttgctttttcaaactcCCGCCCATTAATTTCTTGCTCTTTGAAGTCGACGTACCTACTGATGAAAGAGTAGTGGAATGATTTAAGCTGTTGCTGTATACAGTGGACGTTGGGGAAGAGGCGCTTGTCATCAGAACAGATTTAGGAGATGAAAGAGATGAATTAGCCGTGAGTATGGGGTGATGATCCGACGCTATCGATGTTCTAGAGGCAGTGGAAGAAGAGGTTGTGTTTGCTCGCAACTTTTTCAGCTCATTCTGTAGATCTTGCTTTACAATCAGCCATTTCTTCTCGGTGCTGTAACTCATCAGTGCCTCTTGCTTGTCCCCCGATAAAGATTGAAagatatttcttttgtacATAATATCTTCAAACAAAACTTCTACCTCGTACGGATCAGAGGGCATTTCCAGATGAATTTTGCCATCAGGTGTGGTGAACTTACTTAGGTTAGTCAGCGATCCTTGGGAGAGAAGACTGGATACAGAATGACTTTGTCCGGTATGTTGTCTTGTTAGCTTATTAGACGCCTGTGAAGAATTCCTCTTGGAATACGAGTATTTCGATTGCATTGAATGTGACCTTGCATGCTGTGAGGACACGGGCACATCAGCACTTATTTTACCATTCATATACTGGGACAGATTTTGAGTGTTTAAAGTCGATTTCTTGTTCAACGGCCTTGCTTCGGTAGATATAGACCTAGAAGGTCCATTCAGTTTCCtaaaagatgatgaagatgctGGTGAAGTAGCCGCTTCGTGCTCCACAGGAGAATGCTGTTGTTGTGGAGATACATTGGTTGGAGAGCCTGTGTTGTTATTCGCTGCATTTGAGTTGGCCAAGCGcttcaaattttggaaGAGACCAGAATTCGAATTCGAATGACTTTCCTTTGAATTCGAATGTTTTGAGCCTGAATTCTTCAACATTTGTTTACTTCCTTCTCTTTATCCCTCTCTTTTAGGTTGAGAAGGTTCGGGAATTCTCTCTAGTGGCGTAAACCTAAACGCTGAGCTGACTAGGTTTTAGTTAATATGTTTTCTGTTCAGCACAGAAGATGGAGGAGAAggtaagaaaaatataagaaAAGGTCCAACTGTATGAGACGTATAAAAACCACgaaggatgaagaaaaaaagccaCTACCCACTTTATGATTAATACGGAAAACAATAAACACACCGCTGTCAGCGTTCTCTTATGTGCAGGAAGGGTCCGTGCTATTGTTCTTAAAAGGGATTCTTGTTTCCCACACatctaatttttctttctttgtcttttcCACATCAAAAACTTCCACCAAATGGATGTCGGGTAATCAATGGAAATTGCGGGCGATGACTTTCGGCGGCTAAGAATTAAACAAGAAGGGAATATCTATAGATGGTCACTGAAAAAGGATATAGCATATAGGTAAACACAAATGTACGTATTTATTCAGTTAATCTAAGGTTATGAAAGAATATCCCACACATGCTGCCACCTTGTTTTACATTCTGGCTCTATCCAGACCTGCTCCTCTATGTCCCGGCGGTCAGAATCTATATCGACATCCTGCAGCTTCCATACAAAGCGACACTTAAACCAAACCTGGAATAGCAACCAGATAGCTATAAACAGGAATACGGATATATATGCGGCAATGAAGTCAATGGGTTGAAAAGTAGGTGCGAATGCGGTAAACCCCTGAATCAGAACGATCAGTGCGATGAAAAAGGATGCATAATATGCCAAGAAAGGCATCATGCGAGCTCTGTAAGGTAAGTCGTCCCTTGATATACCACGCTTCTTTATCGCCTGCATAAAGCGGATATGTGAAAGTGAAATCAAAAGCCAGGCAAAAAAGCCTGCCACACCGGTGATGTTTAGTAACCAATTAAAAACCTTACCGCTGCCTGCAGATGTCTCTAAGAAAGCCAAAAACCCGAATGCAGATGTTGAAAGTACAGCGAAGTATGGTACACCGCCCTTGGTTACGTTGGACAAAAACCTTGGTGCCAGACTGTTTTTAGATAGACTGTACAGTACCCTTGAGCCAATATACACGTTAGAGTTACCTGCAGAGAGAATAGTGATCAGTACGACCGCATTAAATATATCTGGAAGGACTTTGGTTCCTGAGTTCTCAATGCTTATCATAAAGGGGGACGAAGAGACAAATGTGCCCTCACTATCCAATTTCGGATCGTTATACGGAACCAAAAGGCCGATGAAAAACAGAGAAAGGATATAAAAGACTAAGATCCTTACCACAACTTTTTTGATTGCCCTGGGGACGGCTCTTCGTGGGTTAGCGGCTTCACCGGCGGTGATTCCAACCAGTTCAGTGCCTTGATACGTGAATGCAGCATTGATCAAGGACGAAACCCAACCGAGGAAACGGCCTTCATTCTTGTTTTTAGAGATGATGCCTGGTCCCCAGGCACCTGGATTTCTCCAGTATCTGAAACCGATGGGCCCGCCAGATTGTCCCGCACCACAAACTATacagaatgaaaaaaagatgaagccAAGCAACGCTATTACCTTTATGGATGCTATGCAAAACTCAAATTCTCCATAATATTTCACGGGAAACATGTTCATCAGAGTTAACAAGCACCAGAAAATCACGATCCAAGCTACTAAGGGTACGGCATCTGTCCAATACTGAATGATCTGCCCCAGAACGGATAGTTCTAATGCGAAGGTAAAACACCACGACAGCCAGTACATGTAGCCGTTTGTGGCGCCCAGTGCAGGCGACAAAAATCTCTGCGCAAAGACAGAAAACGAAGATGTTACTGGGATAAATGTAGCCATTTCACCTAACGACTGAGTCACAGAGTAAATCACCGTCCCCATAAATAAATAGGATATCAGGGCGCCAACAGGCCCCGCATGTGCCAGTGGCGGGCCAATACCTATTATGAGACCTGTGCCTATAGTACCACCGAGGGCAATCATTCCTATATGCCGTTGCTTTAGCTTCCGCTTAACCTCCCCGCCCTTTCGTGGCGATGTCTCCGTTTCCTTAGCACTATCGTTATTAATGCTGCTCTTGCCGGCAACAGCCTCTTCAGTATCCTGTCCATCATACCTAGCACATATCaattcttcctcttttatTGTAGAGATAGAATTGATTTCGTACTGACTCACTTTGGACATTCTCATGTCCACACTTTCATTCATGACAATTATCAcaatattttgattttgccGCTGATATGTGCCTTTAATTCTGCGCAAgacaacaagaaaaccaaaaaattaataataaacaaaaacataTGCGATATACATCGGAGTAAAGTTATTATCTACTTTCACTCCAGTGCCGCTGACTGTGTTGCCATCGAAGAAAATCTTTATCTGGAATGGAGTTACCTGCAGGAATGATGTGGTTACAAAAAGGGACCAAATTCACACAGTAACGTATTGTTCGCTATAAGCATTTTTATGTCAGATCCTCAACGCCGCGACCCCAAAAACGTTGCAGATATTTTGAGTCGCACATCGATAGCTACTACATTATTTCCTTCAAGGAATACGCACGGGTACGAAAACTGTCCGAATAtgaccaaaaaaaataaaataagaaCTGTGGGAAACGAAGTATCACTGTATACGAAACAAAATCATTTTCCACTGTTGCAATTCCTTCGCCACAACGTATACTTTAACCAAGCATTTAGAACGTACATAGGTGTGCAACAACATCAAAATATGCTAAAGTTGTAGCAGGTGCTGTTAGTTCATACCACTTTTCAACGGTACCCGAAACCCAGTGGGGTAAAAGGAAATCGCACCGTGTGCCAGAAATGTTCGCAGCAAGCGGGAGAACCCAGTGACTAATTGCCCTTCCCgcaggaaaaagaaacttgcGCCCGTGTGCAATTTCTCGCaaagctgaaaaaaaaatgcaaaaagTGCCCGAAATCCCTGGGAAAGTTTGCAAATGATTAATGATCAATATTGAGCACATTTGTCAGGTTGTTATTTAATAAGGACACGGAAGagaactgaaaaaaagcaacCTACCTGTTTTTATTAAcacaaaaggaaaaaaaaggcatcGCCTGCAACAATTACACAATATACCGTATGGGCAGGTTTAGCAATATAATAACATCCAATAAATGGGATGAGAAACATGACAACTTTGAGGACCAGAGCATACGGGAGTTACCGGAGAACCAGATAGAACATGAGATGGAGGTGATAGATATAAATAACAAGTCGACACTATACTCTATTGACGAGAAACAGTacaatttaaagaaaaaacatggTTTACAAGACGACGCAATCGCCGATGTAAACTCAACAACCAACTCCTTGACTAGGACGCAAATTGTTTCTCACGAAGCAGGTGCTGACGAGGAGGACGAGGAAGAAGCTCACTATGAAGACAAACATGTCAAGAGAGCCTTGAAGCAAAGACATATAGGTATGATTGCATTAGGTGGTACTATTGGTACTGGTCTTTTCGTTGGTATTTCCACGCCCTTGAGTAATGCGGGCCCTGTGGGGTCCTTAATCGCGTATATATTTATGGGTACAGTGATCTACTTCATCACTCAATCACTTGGTGAAATGGCCACGTTCATCCCCGTAACGTCATCTATCACTGTCTTCTCGAAAAGGTTCTTATCACCTGCATTTGGTGTTTCCAATGGTTATATGTACTGGTTCAACTGGGCTATCACTTATGCCGTGGAAGTCTCTGTTATTGGCCAAGTCATTCAATATTGGACGGATAAAGTCCCTTTGGCGGCTTGGATCGCGATATTTTGGGTTCTTATTACTTTAATGAATTTCTTTCCCGTGAAAGTTTACGGTGAAT is drawn from Saccharomyces mikatae IFO 1815 strain IFO1815 genome assembly, chromosome: 14 and contains these coding sequences:
- the BNI1 gene encoding formin BNI1 (similar to Saccharomyces cerevisiae BNI1 (YNL271C); ancestral locus Anc_1.82) encodes the protein MLKNSGSKHSNSKESHSNSNSGLFQNLKRLANSNAANNNTGSPTNVSPQQQHSPVEHEAATSPASSSSFRKLNGPSRSISTEARPLNKKSTLNTQNLSQYMNGKISADVPVSSQHARSHSMQSKYSYSKRNSSQASNKLTRQHTGQSHSVSSLLSQGSLTNLSKFTTPDGKIHLEMPSDPYEVEVLFEDIMYKRNIFQSLSGDKQEALMSYSTEKKWLIVKQDLQNELKKLRANTTSSSTASRTSIASDHHPILTANSSLSSPKSVLMTSASSPTSTVYSNSLNHSTTLSSVGTSTSKSKKLMGGSLKKQPSLNNIYRGGSENNTSASTLPGDRTNRPPIHYVQRILADKLTTDEMKDLWVTLRTEQLDWVDAFIDHQGHIAMANVLMNSIYKTAPRDSLTKELLEKENSFFKCFRVLSMLSQGLYEFSTHRLMTDTVAEGLFSTRLATRKMATEIFVCMLEKKNKSRFEAVLTALDKKFRIGQNLHMIQNFKKMPQYFSHLTLESHLKIIQAWLFAVEQTLDGRGKMGSLVGASDEFKNGGGENAILEYCQWTMVFINHLCSCSDNINQRMLLRTKLENCGVLRIMNKIKLLDYDKVMDQIELYDNNKLDDFNVRLEANNKAFNVDLQDPLSLLKNLWDICKGTENEKLLVSLVQHLFLSSSKLIEENQNPSKLTKQLKVMDSLVTSVSIASTSDEESNMNMAIQRLYDAMQTDEVARRAILESRALTKKLEEIQAERDSLSEKLSKAEHGLVGQLEDELHGRDRILAKNQRVMQQLEAELEELKKKHLLEKHQQEVELRKMLTILNSRPEENSSINEGIRGKNSSLNSSEKANIQKVLQDGLSRAKKDYKDDSKKFGMTLQPNKRLKMLRMQMENIENEARQLEMTNFAEFEKDHLEPPIQIKKPKLKKIKHKDKKLISRPQEVDMNKLNDLRRALAEIQMESNDISKFNVEERVNELFNEKKSLALKRLKELETKYKGFGIDFNVEEIMESPKKNSANERKEDGANYSSLDPRTYQNKLDEINRITDQLLDLQAQTKQDDGGVSSLSSSSSSAEGEDVYQDAFPAQEVRSENSELSVESGSGSFLDALSQKYGTGQNNTVSVGLRDSDYVSVIGHMPSKVEKTFMNKLRKSTASSAPYLEELTQKVNKVESYEQDEDEVRSKESSSKNAPRNAVPVIDKVKESFRGHVESREEGRLDTKEEEIVKNDEETITTNLSAVCGSDNVANAKSITTVSSTLPPPPPPPPPPPVPVELFGNSLEKEEESKDDSVKQDTGNGAAPPPPPPPPPMALFGKNMGGTPPPPPLPSVLRSSAAGAIPPAPPMMPASQVKSAVTSPLLPQSPSLFEKYPRPHKKLKQLHWEKLDSTDNSIWGTGKAEKFADDLYEKGVLADLEKAFAAREIKSLATKRKEDLKKITFLSRDISQQFGINLHMYSSLSVTDLVKKILNCDRDFLQTPSVVEFLSKPEIIEVSVNLARNYAPYSTDWEGVKNLKDAKPPEKDPNDLQRADQIYLQLMVNLESYWGSRMRALIVVTSYEKEYNELLTKLRKVDKAVGALQESDNLRNVFNVILAVGNFMNDTSKQAQGFKLSTLQRLTFIKDTNNSMTFLNYVEKIIRLNYPSFNDFLKELEPVLDVVKVSIEQLVNDCRDFSQSIVNVERSVEIGNLSDSSKFHPLDKILIKTLPVLPEARKKGDLLEDEVKLTIMEFESLMHTYGEDSGDKFAKISFFKKFADFINEYKKAQSQNLAAEEEERIYEKHKKIVEEQQKRAQEREKQKENSNSSSSEGNEEDEAEDRRAVMDKLLEQLKNAGPGKSDPSSARKRALVRKRYLSDKDNSQQLLNDLDNEEGSILYSPEALDPDADAVIHAESPTPLTTRGTLNIPEDLPSPSKASTLEDQEEISDRAKMLLKELRGSDTPVKQNSILDEHLEKLRARKERTIGEGSAGNKLSFK
- the ALP1 gene encoding arginine permease ALP1 (similar to Saccharomyces cerevisiae ALP1 (YNL270C) and CAN1 (YEL063C); ancestral locus Anc_1.83) produces the protein MNESVDMRMSKVSQYEINSISTIKEEELICARYDGQDTEEAVAGKSSINNDSAKETETSPRKGGEVKRKLKQRHIGMIALGGTIGTGLIIGIGPPLAHAGPVGALISYLFMGTVIYSVTQSLGEMATFIPVTSSFSVFAQRFLSPALGATNGYMYWLSWCFTFALELSVLGQIIQYWTDAVPLVAWIVIFWCLLTLMNMFPVKYYGEFEFCIASIKVIALLGFIFFSFCIVCGAGQSGGPIGFRYWRNPGAWGPGIISKNKNEGRFLGWVSSLINAAFTYQGTELVGITAGEAANPRRAVPRAIKKVVVRILVFYILSLFFIGLLVPYNDPKLDSEGTFVSSSPFMISIENSGTKVLPDIFNAVVLITILSAGNSNVYIGSRVLYSLSKNSLAPRFLSNVTKGGVPYFAVLSTSAFGFLAFLETSAGSGKVFNWLLNITGVAGFFAWLLISLSHIRFMQAIKKRGISRDDLPYRARMMPFLAYYASFFIALIVLIQGFTAFAPTFQPIDFIAAYISVFLFIAIWLLFQVWFKCRFVWKLQDVDIDSDRRDIEEQVWIEPECKTRWQHVWDILS